From Mustela erminea isolate mMusErm1 chromosome 1, mMusErm1.Pri, whole genome shotgun sequence, a single genomic window includes:
- the LOC116591568 gene encoding soma ferritin-like codes for MGYGNTKTCYYDEDSDAPVYVPFFQDQAVVKREHAKQFIKYLKNRQSIVCLPVTKRPDAEYWGTDREAIVIALEVERNLYKHLQELKNSASKNREIDLLEFVKIFLNKQKRNIRYLQYQLSYQEELERLSGRESTPERFLETWGQEASTSEGRPSSHP; via the exons ATGGGCTATGGGAATACCAAA ACCTGTTACTATGATGAAGATTCTGATGCGCCTGTTTATGTGCCCTTTTTCCAAGACCAAGCAGTGGTGAAGCGAGAACATGCAAAGCAGttcataaaatatctaaaaaaccGTCAAAGTATAGTCTGCCTTCCGGTGACTAAG AGGCCTGACGCAGAGTACTGGGGAACCGACCGGGAAGCTATCGTGATTGCTCTGGAGGTGGAAAGGAACTTATACAAGCACCTGCAAGAGCTGAAGAATTCGGCTTCTAAGAATCGTGAAATTGAT CTCTTAGAATTCGTgaaaattttcttgaataaacagaaaaggaacATAAGATATCTGCAATACCAGCTTAGCTATCAGGAGGAATTAGAAAGGCTGTCTGGGAGGGAAAGCACACCTGAACGGTTTTTGGAAACATGGGGCCAAGAGGCTTCAACATCTGAAGGCCGCCCATCAAGTCATCCATAG